In the genome of Cupriavidus taiwanensis, the window TGCGTTCTGGTCCAGGAGAACTGGGTTAACTACTCGGACGCGGTCTATGACCGCGTCGGGAATATCCAGATGTCGCGCATTATGGGAGCCGACGTACGCCTAGTTCGCGACGGTTTCGATATCGGAATACGAAAGAGCTGGAAGGAGGCAATAGAAAGTGTGCTTCATGATGGTGGAAAACCATATCCGATTCCCGCTGGCTGCTCTGAACATCCCCTGGGTGGCTTGGGTTTTGTCAGATTCGCCGAGGAAGTTCGGGAGCAAGAGGCGGAACTTGGCTTCCGCTTTGACTATATCCTGTTGTGCTCGGTTACAGGGAGCACCCAAGCCGGCATGGCAGTCGGTTTTGCAAATGAAGGACGCGCCAATCGCGTGATTGGCGTTGATGCTTCGGCAAGGCCCGAACATACTCGGGAGCAAATTCTGCGAATCGCGCGCCACACCGCACAGCTTGTCGACCTAGGTCGCGAGATTACTGATACCGACATCGTGCTCGAGACGCGTTACGGCGGACCGGAGTACGGGCTACCATCCGAAGGTACGCTCGAAGCAATCCGTTTATGCGCCAGGTACGAAGGCATAATGACTGATCCAGTGTATGAGGGTAAGTCTATGCACGCATTGATCCATATGGTCCGTGGTGGTGAATTTCCTGAAGGCTCAAGAGTGCTATACGTCCACCTAGGCGGCGCGCCTGGTCTAAGCGCGTACAGCTTCCTATTCCGAGATGGCTAAGGATTCCGCTCAGAAGCAGGAGGGTGATTGCGAATCGCGGGCTAGCGTGGATATGCGGACAACACGATCGCAAATGGTCGAGCAGCTTAGGGCCGAAACCGTGTCGGGACGTCTCCCGCATCGCACGGCGGCCAGTCTCTTAACGCTTCTCGGAGCTTCGGTCGTGGGGCGAAGGCGAAGCGCATTCGAGCAGCGCCAGTGAGGTCAAAGGTGTCAACCTCTATGCCGCTTGTGGCTGGGAAAAAGGGTCGCCCGCATCCGGCTCACCAATCCAACTGCTCCTCATCATGTATTTGCTTGCGCAACGTCGCGAAATGCTCCTGAAGACTTATCCCACATAACGGATGAACGCTCTCTGGAACGACGGCATCGACTTCGGCCCAATCCTCTGCAGTCAGCATCTCCACTGTTCGTGGCATGACTAGGTTTTCCTCGGAAGATAGATGATTGCGATAGTAAGCAAGATATATTGCCGCTTGTGCCACTAACACGTCTCTAGGCGTTATAACGTCCCATTCGGCGCCCTTGAAGTGGTCAAGTAGTTGAGCACTGGTTTCCGCGATCACTAGATGTTCCTGTAGAAGTCGATTCACTACAAGCTGTATATCGGGATATCGCTTCACCAGTAACGAAAAAGCAACATCTTCTCGAGGATGATGAATGCGATCGCCATAATCACACATGTACTCGACGATTTTGGCTATCAATCGATAATTGGGCTGTTTTCCCTCGAAAAAAGACCCGATTTGATTTTGAAGTAGGTCCAGTAAATGTGCGAAGTACAAATGATCGTTATGCCAAGTAGAAATAGCATTGTTCATGTTGGCTATCCAAGGATAGGGTTATTATTGGCATTCTAGGTTGAAATTTTTAGTTTTTATAGAAGGCCAACATCCATTGTCTCTAAAAATAAAAACCAATAATGATATGTGAGGCAGAATCCGTGCAATGTTTGCCGTGTCCATGCCATTGAGCGTTTGATATATGAAAAAGCTTCCCGCAAAGAGCGGTAGCGTTAGAGCAGCCAAGTTCTCCTCATACGTCATTCCTGCGCCCCATGACCGTGATCTCATCGTTGACTGGACGTACACCGCCACACAGCCCATCGGCTTCGTTTCCCATGAACGGAGCGATTCAGTTGTACAGATGCCTGCCATTCCGATATCGTTTGTGAGCTTCACGTGGGATATTGACCTATGGTATGAGCGGGCCCGTTTGAAGCCTGGATCAGGGGCGATATTCGTCAACGCAGGCTCTCAAGAAAAGACTCAAAAGCAATATATATGCCAATGGCATGGGCGCTTTGGGAAGGCGCAATGGAATTGAACACGGAATGTCATAGGTGCGACTGTTTTGTCATAAATCAAACAACGGGCAGGTGTTTGACAATTGCGAAAGGCAGAACAATTTCCGGCATGCTCCGACAGGTGGCATTGTGTGTGGAGCTCTCAACCCTACTGTAGGAATGGGCCGCTGTTTTGCTTTTCACGCTATTGCAAGCGGGACGGCGTGGTATATCTTCGACTAGGGCCGCGCTAGGGGCGGGTATCTGTCGCCCACTGCCAAAACTTAATCACAGGTAGTCTTGGGTGGCGTATACGCAAAACTCCTTTTTTGGTGTGAGGTGCGTTTGCGTCTTCGAGGCTAAACACTTTTAAGCCCGAAGGACTTGATATGGGCTCGGAGGTATGGTTCACCCACATAGGTAACAGAACAGTTCAAGCACATAGGTAACAGTTTTCTACCCTGCATGGGCGACTGCCACCGGGAGAAGCCCATGCCCTGGAGTGAGCTCACACCTATGGAACAACGACTGCTGTTTGTTATCGATCACCTGCAACGCAGGGATAGCGTGAGTGCGTTGTGCGAGCGCTATGGCATCAGCCGCAAGACCGGCTACAAGTGGATCGAGCGGTATGCGAACGAAGGCCTCAACGGGCTGAACGAACGCAGCCGCTGCCGGCATGACCAAGAGCGGATTGCCTATCCGATCCGCCAGGCGGTCCTGCAATTGCGCGGGCATGGCGGCACGGAGTTGGGGCCGAAGAAGATCCAGAAACGGCTGGCCGAGCGGTTTGGCGAGGCCGAGGTACCCTCTCGCACGACGATCTACAACATCCTCAAGGCCGCAGGTCGGATCGAGCCGCGGCACAAGCGCCGGCGGTTCTACAACGAAGAGCGGCCCCATGAGGCGCTGAGCCAGCGCACGCCGCACAGTTGCTACACATCCTCGAATCGGGAGTACCCAGCCCGGCTGCCGGAGATGAGCTATCCGAGCTACATGGAGACGCACCGGGTGAGCACCAACGGCTTGCTCAAACGTCGCAATGTGGTGATGTACGTCGGGCACCTACTGCATGGAGAGCTGGTTGGTCTTGAAGCGATCGAGGAAGGTCTCTGGCATGTTCACTTCGGTCCCATCGTGATTGGAGGAATAGATGAACGGAAACCTCACAAGAGATATCTAAGTCTCAAAGTGTTACCCATGTGAGTGAACTCGTTTGTTACCCATGTGGTTGTTCCGTACACGGATTCACACTATCAAACTCCAACCTTCTCAACATATTTAATGACGAGACAGCCATTCCAATACCATATTGGCTCCTTCATCGATAGACATGGTGCATGTGTCGATGAAGACATCGGGACTCGTTGGTTTTTCATATGGCGAATCTATGCCGGTGAAGTTTTGGATCGCCCCCCGTCTGGCAAGTCGATATAGTCCTTTAGGATCGCGAGCCTCCGCTACGGCCAACGGTGCGTGAACGTAAACTTCAGCAAAGACATGTTTCTTCGCGATCGACCTAGCAAGCTCTCGGTCGGAATGGAAGGGTGAGATAAGACATACAAGCACTACGATGCCGGCGTCGGCCATCAGTTTGGCAACTTCAGCCACGCGCCGAACATTTTCGCGTCGATCCTCCTTGTCAAAGCCAAGATCTTTGCAAAGGCCACGCCTGACTGAGTCACCATCGAGAATGTACGTGAGCCGGCCGCACGCATGCAGGGCTGCCTCAAGCCGGTCGGCAATTGCCGATTTCCCCGCTCCGGACAGGCCTGTGAACCAGAGGATGGACGGCGCCTGACCAAGCAGTTGCGCTCTCGATTCCGGACCGACTCCGAAGTCGTAGATGTAAAGGTAAGGAGTGCGAGCATCGCTCATCATATTTCGTATACGTGCGTGAAATTGGACTTCGCAAACAACACGGGCGCCCCGGGCTTGCAAACGCGTCCTGCCAAGTCTACGTGTAAATTGGGCGAAAGGTAGTTGAACGTCTAGCCCTAAAATGCAGAGCTACGTCGGGAGCGATGTCGCCACTATCGGGTCTATGCTCCTTTGGAACACATTACTGCTTCGTCCACATTCAATGTCGTGACGCTTCCTTCGGTTTTCCTCCAAAGAGTACCCTCGAACCAAACTTGATCCACGCGCCCCCATTCACAAGCGGAAGCAGCGTCGGGGAAAAATCCTCGGCCGTGGAAATTCGCGCTTGTGTTGCAGAGCAAAGGAATACCTGTTAGCTTCTCATATTCGATCAAAAGCTTTGCTACGGGATGTTCAGAACTTCTATGGATGGTTTGCAAACGAGCAGTACCGTCAAGATGCACGACCGCAGGGATCTTGTCGCGCCATTCCTTACGCGTTAGATGATCGAAGAGCATGTAGGGGTCTGGAGTACCAGGCTCAAAGATGGACATTGCCTTATCCTCAAGGCATATTGGCGCCACCGGTCGAAAATGCTCTCGATGCTTGACATCGTTCAGAAGACGTTTCATTGCAGCCGAAGTTGGGGCTGCCAAAATGCTTCTTCCGCCCAAAGCCCGAGGACCCAATTCGGCACGACCTGCAAGAAAAACGACAGGCTTGTTATCTGCAAGTATGCGGGCGAGTTCCGAAATCGTGCACGGAGACGCGGTCCATCCCGGAGGGACGACGCCGAGTTTTGCGGAAGGCCCGCTATACACTGACCATTCCAACGATATGAACCCCTGGTCTGCAGCCATCGCACAGCAAGCCGCACCTATTGCCGAGCCGCTGTCGTTGGGGAACGGAGGGACCCATATTGCAGCGAATAAGCCACTCTCACGTAATGCGCTATTCCATTTGATGTTTAGCCCACATCCACCAGCGATGCACAGGTTTTGGGGCACTTGTATTGAATGGCGCTGCAGTGCCATTCCGATTTCATGAACGAGAAGGCGCTCGAGAAAGACGTGAAAGGAGGCAAGCACATCCTGGTGAAGCTTCCCTTCAAGTCGGGGCACGCTAGCTTGGAAAAAATCACGGACGGGTTTTAACGAGCCTTCAGGTGCCCTAATATTCGCACGATAGCTGCGCGCCAACTCGCTGTCACCAGCGAAATACTCTTCGTAAAGACTGTGAAATTCAGCTACGGTATTTTCATCAACGGATCCGAGTCCAATATAAGCCATGAGCTTGCCTGCCACGCCGAGATCCCATTCTGCCCCGCCAAGTTTCTTATAGGGACCAAAGTAGTGACCCGCCGCCGCATAGATATGGCCAATTAGGGGGAAGAGGCAGTCCACGCGGCGCGCGCCATCACGCTGCACATGATAGAGCCTTGGGACGATGCCGCCATCCCAAACCAGACAAAGGGCGGGTTGCTCCTTTTGCGCAAACGGGCTGGTGCAGTATGCGGCGGCTACGTGCCCTGACACATGGGGAAAACTCTTGTACGGAAATGAACCTTCGCCGACCACCAAACCGTCGCCGTCAAGGGAGGCAAGGAGGTCATTGGCGTCGCTCTCAGCATACGGTGCGCCTTTTAGACTGATCGGAACAGATCCACTACGGACGTGGAATCTAGATTCCACGTCTCCGTCCCAGCCATCAATGACGAACTGGTCTATATCTACAGCATTCAGCCCATGTTCCGCCAGAACGAGGGCAATTTCCTCAAGGTTCTCGATTTCCTGATAGCGCTTATTGTTCTCTCGCTTTTCCTGCTCGATGCAAAGAACCAATTTCCCATCTTCCACCACGGCGATGGCCCCGTCGTGCGTTAGCTTGATCCCGCAGATCCGCATGCTATTTCCTCTTTCTAACTCGGTAAACGTGTGTGTTGTGATTCGTCCGGAAACTTGCGAAATCGCGCTAGCGAGCAACCCTCGGTGAGCGATTGTCCTTTGCATTCAAAGTGCTCAACTTCAGTCAACTCTTCTCTGAGCATAGCAAGCACAGTTTCTGCACCAGCAATGTGCCCCCATCTCCGGCAACTGTCGTCATGTGACGATCCGAATACCAGCTGTCCCGCGGGCACAAGCATTCCTGCGAGATTTCGGATCGTGGATTGCATGTCTGCAAGGTTATCCAAATAATAGAGAACCTCAGCTACCACGATTAGATCGAACTTGTCATGCGTCGAGAAATCTTTGACATCTGAAACGATCCAAGTAGTGTTCGCTGGCTCCTTCAGTCGTTCGCGAGCTCGAGCTATCGCTTGCGGAACAACGTCTATGACTGTGAGCCGGTGGCAGTGGTCCACAAGTTTCTCCGTGAATGCCCCAGCAGCACATCCCACTTCAAGCGCATTAGTGACTCGGCCCTGCGCGAGTGATAATCGAAGCATATGCCTGTGACGCTCGTGTTCGTAAGGATTAGTGTCGAGGCGCCAGGGGTCATCCGTATTCAATTCACGACGCAGCGATTCTAGGTTTGAAAGCATGGGCAAATCTTTCGGTTCTTAATAGTGGACCCTAACGTACGCTTCTTTTTTCTCGAAGGTCGCCGACCAATTAATCCAGGGCTAGAACTGTCTTCATAGCTCGGGTCCGTTTCGTTCGATTGTTTCGCCGCTTGGCCATTCTTGCAACGAACTGCAAATTGGCAGAACCACGACGAGGACATCCTCCACCCGAGTAGATGGCAAATCCAAGTGGACGTTCGGAAGAGTTGAGCGCACGCGGATTCCTTCGATGATCGTTCCTAATCCATGTCGGCACAATCGGGAAAAGTGAGTTTTCAACTCGTGCCTGACCGTCCCGAAAGCGAACGGTATGCGAAGCTCTTGAAGCACGGGGTACATTGCACGGATGGAATGGCTAATTCCGAATCCTTCAAGGTCCGGGCGCACTCCGTATAGACCTAGTTCGGCCACAAGCACATCGGCTGAATTTACCTTGATGAATCGTCGAAGTGCGCCCATGTGTGCCGCAACCCCTTGCGAATCGTAAGCTATGGCGCGGAGCTCAGGCCGTGCGCCCGCCCAACTTCGACCGCCGCTAAACGGCTTCGCATTGAAAGGCCCTGTTGGGCCGTAGGTCGCTTTGAAAAACTCAGCCAATTCTAAATGGTCGGAGAGCTCAAGATCATTTTCCCAGCGCAGTTTCCACTGAACTTTTGGCGACGACATAAAAGTAACCTATTGGAAGAGTTAATAGGTCAACCAATGTCACCTGGCGACCAATTAACTAAGTTGAGGCACAAAAATATACGCATGCTCGTGCGATCGTTTGAGCCATTCTAGGCTTCGAAATAGCTTGTATGCGGCCCCCCGCTGAAATGGCGCTTTAGGTCAACGAAGTTGGATACCGTCTCTTGCAGAGGTCGCATTTCCTGACGCCGAAGGGCCGTGCGTACTGAGCATGCGTGCGGCGATGTTCCTAGGAAGGACCAAATCGCGTCGAGGCATGGGGCTGGATCGCGCAGCAAATCCTCATAGTCGATCGTCATCATCCGATCTCGCTGAAAGGAGTTCGCGACGAGAGTGTGGAAGTCGTCAGCGATCCTGAAGTAGGCTTCGCATTCATCGATGGTCAACGTTACGGTGGGTGGGGCGGCCAAGGAGTGGCACGTACCGTACTGTAGCCATTGACCGCTTGTCCTTGCCTGAACGAGGGATCGCAGCGACTCCAAAGAATTTCTGCGAACAAATATCGCGCGAAGATGTGGCCAACCGATCAAGTTTTCAAAGAATCCCGGCCGCTCGCGGAACTGGGGTTGGTTGATCTTGCAGCCAACGTGCGTGAGCGCCGTCTTTCCAGAGCGGGTGGGGTAATGTTGATAGGCTAGCTCAAGAAGGTCCCTATCGCTACGAAGGAGTCGGCTATTATCTGGCCAATTCATATCGTACGGATTGAGCAATTCGCCATTGCTCGACACATTAGGATGCAAATTCAGCAATTCTTCCAGATAATGCGTACCTGTTCTGGGCATCCCAAGGATTACGAATGGTGCGGCTGTTGGCATGGTTTCGTTAAGGAGTTTCACAGATATACATCAAGTGGTTAGCGGCGGTACGAAGATTTTACCTATATTCAAATTGAACCTGGTCAAAGTGTCGATGGGATCATCAAGACATCAGACGCCGGCGAACAAGGTCTGTCGATAGGAAGAAGGGCACTATTGCGTAAAGGCAAAGTACGGACACATGCAGACCGACACTCGCCGACGGGCGTCCAAGCATCGCGGGGCGGATGAGTTCGACGGAATGGGAAAGTGGAAGGGCTCTCGAAACAAGATGAAGGGCCCCTGGCAACTGCTCTACTGGGAAAATTACACCACTCAGGAAAAGCATCGGTGTGAGGACAAGCGTTTGGTAGAACACAAAGTAATCGTAACTCGGCGCAATCGCGACAAGGACCATAGCGAGGCTTGCAAAGGCGAACCCCGTTAAAACAATGACCGGTATTATTAAAATGATATTCGAGAAATCGGCATATCCCAACGTTGCGGAAACGGCAGCCACCGCGGTGCCTGCCAATAGGGCTTTGCTCGCCGCCCACGTCATTTCACCGAGGACGACGTCGCCAACCGTAAGCTTTGTGCACAGGACTGCTTCCCACATGCGCTGCGTGTGCATCCGAGAGAAGGCCGAATAGATTGTCTCGAAAGTTGCGGAAGTCATTGCACTCGCAGCAACCATACCGGCTGCCAGAAACGCCACATATGCAGATCCTTCAACGCGATCTATCAGTACCCCAACTCCGAAGCCAAGGCCGAACAGATACATCATTGGATCTGCAAGATTTCCAATTAGGGAAACGAGAGCAGCCTTCCGCCATGCTAAGAAATTTCTGCGCCATACCGTGCGCCAGTTCCAAGCGTTCGCGGGCAAAGTCATCATGAGTACATCACGCATTATTTATTCCCTGATCTCACGTCCGGTTAGCCGCAGGAATACGTCTTCCAGATTTGCGGGGCGTTGTAGGACGCGCAGGCCCGAAAGCTCGCGTAAAGATACCCGAATCTGTTCCAAATCGGAGGCGTAGCAGAACAGCGTCTCGCCGCTTATTTCGGTTCGGGGACCGTATGGCGCTAGTAATGAACGCAGCTCGTGTGGTTTGCCGCCATATACTTCTAGCACTTCGGTACCTATTTGTTTCTGGACCAGACTCTGCGGAGTTCCCTCAACGAGCTTGCGTCCGTCCTCTATTACGCAAAGCTGGTCGCACAACCGCTCCGCCTCTTCCATGAAGTGAGTAGTGAGAAGAATAGTCTTGCCCTTCGTTAGCAGCGAGCGCAATCGCTCCCAAATCAGGTGGCGCGCATGAGGATCCAAGCCGGTTGTAGGTTCGTCCATTACCAGAAGTTGCGGATCGTTGATCAGCGCGCGCGCGATAGTCAATGCCCTTTTCATGCCGCCTGATAGATCCGTGACGCGAGCATGGGATCTCGTTTCAAGATGTGCGAACTCAAGCAGAGATGGAATCGCCGCCTCGATCTCGGCTGTGGTCATGCCAAAGTAGCGCCCAAATACAATCAGGTTCTCGCGTACCGTAAATCCTGGTTCAAGATTGTCGAATTGCGGAACTACGCCGATGCGGGCGCGAGCTCGGCGTGCTC includes:
- a CDS encoding 1-aminocyclopropane-1-carboxylate deaminase; this translates as MKIERFPRYPLTFGPTPIHPLRRLSEHLGGKVRLYAKREDCNSGLAFGGNKTRKLEYLIPDVLEQGADTLVSIGGIQSNQTRQVAAVAAHLGLKCVLVQENWVNYSDAVYDRVGNIQMSRIMGADVRLVRDGFDIGIRKSWKEAIESVLHDGGKPYPIPAGCSEHPLGGLGFVRFAEEVREQEAELGFRFDYILLCSVTGSTQAGMAVGFANEGRANRVIGVDASARPEHTREQILRIARHTAQLVDLGREITDTDIVLETRYGGPEYGLPSEGTLEAIRLCARYEGIMTDPVYEGKSMHALIHMVRGGEFPEGSRVLYVHLGGAPGLSAYSFLFRDG
- a CDS encoding hemerythrin domain-containing protein, whose translation is MNNAISTWHNDHLYFAHLLDLLQNQIGSFFEGKQPNYRLIAKIVEYMCDYGDRIHHPREDVAFSLLVKRYPDIQLVVNRLLQEHLVIAETSAQLLDHFKGAEWDVITPRDVLVAQAAIYLAYYRNHLSSEENLVMPRTVEMLTAEDWAEVDAVVPESVHPLCGISLQEHFATLRKQIHDEEQLDW
- a CDS encoding helix-turn-helix domain-containing protein; protein product: MPWSELTPMEQRLLFVIDHLQRRDSVSALCERYGISRKTGYKWIERYANEGLNGLNERSRCRHDQERIAYPIRQAVLQLRGHGGTELGPKKIQKRLAERFGEAEVPSRTTIYNILKAAGRIEPRHKRRRFYNEERPHEALSQRTPHSCYTSSNREYPARLPEMSYPSYMETHRVSTNGLLKRRNVVMYVGHLLHGELVGLEAIEEGLWHVHFGPIVIGGIDERKPHKRYLSLKVLPM
- the cysC gene encoding adenylyl-sulfate kinase yields the protein MSDARTPYLYIYDFGVGPESRAQLLGQAPSILWFTGLSGAGKSAIADRLEAALHACGRLTYILDGDSVRRGLCKDLGFDKEDRRENVRRVAEVAKLMADAGIVVLVCLISPFHSDRELARSIAKKHVFAEVYVHAPLAVAEARDPKGLYRLARRGAIQNFTGIDSPYEKPTSPDVFIDTCTMSIDEGANMVLEWLSRH
- the nodU gene encoding nodulation protein NodU, with amino-acid sequence MRICGIKLTHDGAIAVVEDGKLVLCIEQEKRENNKRYQEIENLEEIALVLAEHGLNAVDIDQFVIDGWDGDVESRFHVRSGSVPISLKGAPYAESDANDLLASLDGDGLVVGEGSFPYKSFPHVSGHVAAAYCTSPFAQKEQPALCLVWDGGIVPRLYHVQRDGARRVDCLFPLIGHIYAAAGHYFGPYKKLGGAEWDLGVAGKLMAYIGLGSVDENTVAEFHSLYEEYFAGDSELARSYRANIRAPEGSLKPVRDFFQASVPRLEGKLHQDVLASFHVFLERLLVHEIGMALQRHSIQVPQNLCIAGGCGLNIKWNSALRESGLFAAIWVPPFPNDSGSAIGAACCAMAADQGFISLEWSVYSGPSAKLGVVPPGWTASPCTISELARILADNKPVVFLAGRAELGPRALGGRSILAAPTSAAMKRLLNDVKHREHFRPVAPICLEDKAMSIFEPGTPDPYMLFDHLTRKEWRDKIPAVVHLDGTARLQTIHRSSEHPVAKLLIEYEKLTGIPLLCNTSANFHGRGFFPDAASACEWGRVDQVWFEGTLWRKTEGSVTTLNVDEAVMCSKGA
- the nodS gene encoding nodulation methyltransferase NodS, whose amino-acid sequence is MLSNLESLRRELNTDDPWRLDTNPYEHERHRHMLRLSLAQGRVTNALEVGCAAGAFTEKLVDHCHRLTVIDVVPQAIARARERLKEPANTTWIVSDVKDFSTHDKFDLIVVAEVLYYLDNLADMQSTIRNLAGMLVPAGQLVFGSSHDDSCRRWGHIAGAETVLAMLREELTEVEHFECKGQSLTEGCSLARFRKFPDESQHTRLPS
- a CDS encoding NodA family N-acyltransferase, giving the protein MSSPKVQWKLRWENDLELSDHLELAEFFKATYGPTGPFNAKPFSGGRSWAGARPELRAIAYDSQGVAAHMGALRRFIKVNSADVLVAELGLYGVRPDLEGFGISHSIRAMYPVLQELRIPFAFGTVRHELKTHFSRLCRHGLGTIIEGIRVRSTLPNVHLDLPSTRVEDVLVVVLPICSSLQEWPSGETIERNGPEL
- a CDS encoding sulfotransferase, giving the protein MPTAAPFVILGMPRTGTHYLEELLNLHPNVSSNGELLNPYDMNWPDNSRLLRSDRDLLELAYQHYPTRSGKTALTHVGCKINQPQFRERPGFFENLIGWPHLRAIFVRRNSLESLRSLVQARTSGQWLQYGTCHSLAAPPTVTLTIDECEAYFRIADDFHTLVANSFQRDRMMTIDYEDLLRDPAPCLDAIWSFLGTSPHACSVRTALRRQEMRPLQETVSNFVDLKRHFSGGPHTSYFEA
- a CDS encoding ABC transporter permease, coding for MRDVLMMTLPANAWNWRTVWRRNFLAWRKAALVSLIGNLADPMMYLFGLGFGVGVLIDRVEGSAYVAFLAAGMVAASAMTSATFETIYSAFSRMHTQRMWEAVLCTKLTVGDVVLGEMTWAASKALLAGTAVAAVSATLGYADFSNIILIIPVIVLTGFAFASLAMVLVAIAPSYDYFVFYQTLVLTPMLFLSGVIFPVEQLPGALHLVSRALPLSHSVELIRPAMLGRPSASVGLHVSVLCLYAIVPFFLSTDLVRRRLMS
- the nodI gene encoding nodulation factor ABC transporter ATP-binding protein NodI → MSTAAIEFSGVRKSYGGKPVVNDLSFCVKTGECFGLLGPNGAGKSTIARMVLGMAMPDGGTITVLGEPVPIRARRARARIGVVPQFDNLEPGFTVRENLIVFGRYFGMTTAEIEAAIPSLLEFAHLETRSHARVTDLSGGMKRALTIARALINDPQLLVMDEPTTGLDPHARHLIWERLRSLLTKGKTILLTTHFMEEAERLCDQLCVIEDGRKLVEGTPQSLVQKQIGTEVLEVYGGKPHELRSLLAPYGPRTEISGETLFCYASDLEQIRVSLRELSGLRVLQRPANLEDVFLRLTGREIRE